The nucleotide window TCATATACATAGACATCATCACCCATCACGTCAAAATGTTTGTGAGGTTTATTTCTGATTGCCTGAATGAGACCATATATCAGATAAACGCCTCCGAAAATCAGCAGTGCCCATCCAGAAAAATTCCCTCTGATATCCTGAAACCATGAAATCTTATTCAGCTGCCACCCTAGAAACACCCCGATAAAACCTAAAATCAGGGAGCTCAATACATGACCGAGTCCACAAACAACCGTTAATACTGCGGTTTTCATTCCGCTCCATTTTTTAGATTTTGAGATCACTATGAATGGCAGGTAATGATCCGGCCCTGAAGCAGTGTGTATAAAACTTATTGAAACGGCGCTTAAAAGAAGTGCCCAAACTGTACTGTCCATTTTCTATTTATCTATTGCTGTTCTGTTCTCTATTAAGTTTTGGCTAAAGCCAATGGAAGCATATCTTTAGTATTGCTAAAGCCCGCCTCTATTGAATATTTTCTCTGTAACTTAAATAAAGAATCATTTTAATTTTTATTCTAAAGACCAAAGGATTTCCTGAATATGCAGGAAGAAGTTGTACATCAATTCTCCTCCATGTCCCAGAGCTCTTACTACAAAACCATTGTCATCCATTGCAGAAACCCCTACTTCCATTTGTTCATGATGCTGCGCGGATGCTTCAACTATTTTTTCAACCAATCCGTTTTTGTCTACATTTTCCTTCGTACTGTAGAAGATCAGAGTTCCCTGATGGGTATACTGTTCCAGATTTCCGATGCTGCTGATCGGGATCATATCAGGTTGAATCAAGACATTATCTTTTACAACCAGCTTATTGTTGTGATAGATTTCCATTACATTCTGAAAACGCTTCAGTTTAAAGACTTCTCCATAATGTTTTCTTCCGCAGGTAATGATCTCACTGATGATGATCTGGCTTTTGTTCCCGATATGAATCTTCGCTTTACTCTTAAAATTGGAATCTTCGTGAGGAACGATAGGATGAGGAACATAAGCAAAAGAAGTTTCATCTCCCATAGAGACATTGAGTTCCTGAAGCGCTTTGTCCTGCATGTTGAAAAGCCTTTGATAAGATTGTGACTGCAGCTGAAGCGCGGCTCCTTTTTCAAGCGTAACATCCAAATGATAGTGGTCTCCATCCAGAATTCCCGGGGAGGAGCTCATTACCATCTGATAGAGCTTTTTGTCATCTTTTCGCTGTCCTACAGAGACTACCCTGAAAGGAAGCGAGACATAAAGATCTTTTACATAGGATTCTCCTCCCTTGAATCCTGCAATAATTTTTAAATGACTGTCCATTTATCTTACCAGATTCGGTTCTTCAACTTCTTCTAAAAGGGCATATTTTTTAATCCAACCTATTACTTTGTCCAGTCCTTCATCTGTTTTCAGGTTGGTGAAGACGAAAGGATTTCCTTTTCTCATTCTTCTGGCGTCATTTTCCATCACCTCAAGGCTGGCTCCTACATAAGGGGCAAGGTCAATTTTGTTGATGATCAATAAATCTGATCTTGTAATCCCAGGTCCTCCTTTTCTAGGGATTTTTTCTCCTTCTGCTACGTCAATAATGAAAATAGTAACGTCTGCAAGGTCCGGACTGAATGTCGCTGAAAGGTTGTCCCCTCCACTTTCAATAAGAACCAGCTCGATTTCCGGGAAACGTGCTGCCAGCTCATCTACCGCTTCAAGGTTCATACTCGCATCTTCACGGATGGCTGTGTGTGGGCATCCTCCTGTTTCTACCCCGATAATTCTGTCATGGGGAAGAAGACTGTTTTTTGCCATAAATTCCGCGTCTTCTTTTGTATAAATATCATTGGTAATAACTCCAAGGTCATACGTGCCGAATAATTTTCTGCTTAATCTTTCTAGTAATGCAGTTTTTCCTGAACCTACAGGTCCTGCCACTCCTACTTTTATGTATTTTCTGTTTTCCATTTTATTTAAATTTTATTTTTAACGCTATGTGAGCTAAGTTTTTTTGATTGTGAATATTTTTCGATCGCAAGGGCGTTTCACTCAGCAGAGAGCAATTCGCCAATTTGCTCTTTTACCTTTTATCTTTTTAGGACATATAAAGTCTTGAGTACAATCTTTCGTGCTGCATACATCGGATGTCAAAGGCTGTATTACAAAGCCCTACCATGTCTCTGTCCAGTTCTATTGTTTCTAAAGCTGTTTTTTCCATCACAGGGTAAAGAGAAAAAAGGATATCCTGTCCGTCCAGCTGTCCAAGAGGAACCAGCTTTACAGCATTGGTGATCATTCCTGCAACCGAAGTGTAATAGAACCCTAAAAGAGCTTCATACAAAGGAATTTTCATTAAACAGGCATAGACTCCAAAAACAATACAGTAATGAGAATTGGCCTCCCTGTTTTGAATTGCTTTTTCGAATGCTTCCATCAGAGGAAAACGCTCTCTTCTTTTGAATATCTTAATCAGCCTTAATCCTAATTTCTGACTGGCCTGGCGGATTTCCTTGGGACATTTGATCGCATTACATTCATTATCCAGTTCTAAAAGCTGCTTTAAATCTCCCTTTTCTGCTGCTTCATAAGCCAGCTTTACAAAAGCTCCGTCATTGAATTTAAGATTGTACTGAAGCATATTCTGTACAAACTGTTTCGCTGTATCTACATTATGTACAATTCTTTCCTGCACGTAAGTTTCAAGTCCGTTGGAATGCGTATATCCGCCGATCGGAAGTGTAGGATCCGCCAAATGAAGCAAACCTGACAGAAAATTTATATTCATGCTATTCATCTTTCGGGGCTGCCATTTTTAAGATTTTGGTAAAAATTGTGGATCCAAGACTTCCGTGCCCGTGGGGCTCTACATTGGATTTAAGAAGATTCAGCAGTTTCACAGATTGTTTTTCCGGCTTAAAACCGCTTGCCTCCAGCCATCTGAACATCGGCATTTCAAAAGGAAGCAATACTTTATCATTCTGAATGAAAAGCGGAATATGTTTGTTTCCGATCTCATAACATACGGTACCCATTTCAAGCAGTGAAGTGGGCGACATCACAATGGTTTCTGTTTCCAGAACATTGATTGCAATTATTTTTTCCGCATCCTCAAAAAGAATATCTCCTTCACGTAAGCGCTGTCCTTCTCTGAGAAATTTGATGGCAACATCAGTTCCCTGTCTGGTTTTTTTGCGCTGGATTCTTTTGGTGGTTTCAAACCATTCCAGATCAAGATAATCTATGGTTTTGTCCGTAGGATTTTCAGCAAGATTGCCTATGATTTGATTAATGATCATTGTTGGATTTTTTTCTGAAGTCTAAGTTTTTGGAGATTCCTACCCCGAATGTTGAACCGCTGATTCCTGCTATATAGCTTTTCGTCCAGCCTTCTTCTTTTGTTTTGGTCTGAAGCATGGACAGTTCTGCAAATTTGAATTTCAGTGCCCATCCTCCTCCAAGTAATATTCCAATCAAGGGATAAGCACGAAGGCGGAATCCATTAAAGTTCTGCATCGCATCAGCCGCTGTTGACAATTGCTGTCCCCAAACATAATGAGCATCTACCTGCCCTATCAATACAAAGTATTTTCCAAGCATTAATGAAGGACTATACCAGATTCCCGCTTCATTCTGTTTGTAAACTACATTGTGATCAACCGTATTCTGCGAGTAGGCATAATTAACCCCGACAAGATCATTATTATTGATAAAATAACCCAATCCAAGCGGTGCACTGGAAACGGTACTGCTGCTGCTTGATGGGGTAGTGATTTTTGAGTAATCCAACGAGCCATAAACCATGAATTGCCCTTTTGGTCCGTCTTCATCACTTTTAAGCCTGTGCCCGCCCAGAAATTGAGCGCTTACATTCCCTGAAAGCATAGAAATTCCGGCTACAGCAAGAGAAAAAACTGTTTTATTTAAATATTTCATTGTAAACGTAGTTCTGTAATTGTTTTAAAATAGGGTCTGATAAATCTTTTTTTGTTGTTGAATAAACCTAACAGGCTTTTGAAACCTGTCAGGTTTTATGCATAAAGTTTATCTTAGAACAAGTAATACAACTGTGTTAAAGGAAGTTTTTCTGCCGGTTCGCATGTGATGTATTCACCATCTACTGTTACTTTATAGTTTTCAGGATTCACTTCAATTAAAGGTGTCTTATCGTTATGGATAAGGTCTTTTTTACCGATATTTCTACAGTTTTTTACCGGAAGGATCATTTTCTCTAATCCGTAAGAAGCAATGGTTCCGTTATCAATAGAAATCTGCGAAACGAAGTTGGCACAAGTTCCGAACTTAGCTTTTCCGTGTGCTCCAAACATGTTTCTGTAAATAATCGGCTGAGGGGTTGGAATGGATGCATTAGGATCTCCCATTTTAGCAGCGATTACAAATCCTCCTTTTACAATCATTTCCGGTTTTACTCCGAATAGTGCAGGTTTCCAGATTACTAAATCAGCTAATTTTCCTTCCTCAACTGATCCTACATATTCTGAAATACCATGGGCAATGGCCGGGTTGATGGTATATTTAGCCACATATCTTTTGGCCCGGTAATTGTCATTTCCGCTATCTTTATCTTCAGCCAGATCACCTCTCTGCTCTTTCATTTTGCTTGCAGTCTGCCATGTTCTGGTAATCACTTCCCCTGGTCTTCCCATCGCCTGAGAGTCTGAACTCATGATGCTGAAAACTCCCATATCATGAAGAATATCTTCTGCAGCAATGGTTTCAGGACGGATGCGTGAGTCTGCAAACGCTACATCCTCAGGAATGTTTTTACTCAAATGGTGGCACACCATCAGCATATCCAAATGTTCATCAATTGTATTGATAGTGTAAGGACGTGTAGGGTTTGTAGAAGCCGGCAATACATTCGGATACATGGCTGCTTTAATGATGTCCGGCGCGTGGCCTCCACCCGCTCCTTCTGTGTGGAAGGTGTGGATTACTCTTCCGTTGATTGCTCTCATCGTATCTTCAAGAAAACCTCCTTCATTCAATGTATCTGTATGGATAGCCACCTGAACGTCATATTTATCGGCTACTTTCAATGCTGCATCAATCGTTGCAGGAGTTGCTCCCCAATCTTCGTGGATTTTTACTCCCAAAGCTCCGGCTTCCACCTGTTCTTCAATAGGTTCTTCAGCTGAACAGTTTCCTTTTCCGAAGAAACCAAGGTTCATAGGATATTCTTCTGCTGCTTCAAGCATTTTCTGCATATTGAATTTTCCCGGAGTTACTGTCGTAGCATTAGTTCCGTCATTGGGACCTGTTCCTCCACCGATCATTGTTGTGATTCCGCTATACAAAGAGGTTTCGATCTGTTGAGGGCAGATGTAATGAATGTGAGTATCAATTCCTCCCGCTGTTACGATATATCCTTTTCCTCCATGGACTTCTGTAGAAGCTCCGATAATCATATTAGGAGATACACCATCCATGGTATCAGGGTTTCCAGCCTTTCCGATTCCTACGATTTTTCCATCTTTGATTCCGATATCTCCCTTTACAATTCCCCAGTGGTCAATGATTACTGCACCTGTGATACAAAGGTCCAAAACACCTTCATCTCTTTTCGCCGTAACATTCTGTCCCATCCCGTCACGAACGGTTTTTCCGCCTCCGAAAACCGCTTCGTCTCCGTAGTGGGTGAAATCTTTTTCGATCTCAATGATAATTTCAGTGTCTCCGAGCCTGATTTTGTCTCCGGCTGTAGGACCTAATATATTAGCGTATTGTTTTCTGTCTACGTGTAAGCTCATCTTAGTGATTTTTAAAGTTTAACTCTTCAACTTTTGCAAGGCTCGCTTTTTTCTGTTCTTCGGAATCTACCTGTCCGTCAACAAGATTATTGAAGCCCACTGCTTTTTTTGTTCCTCCTATTTCTACCAGCTCCACTTCTTTTTCTTCTCCCGGCTCGAAACGCACTGCAGTACTTGCTACAATATTCAGTCTCTTTCCAAAAGCTTTTTCCCGGTCAAAGCTCATCGCTTTGTTAACTTCAAAAAAGTGGAAGTGTGAACCTACCTGAATAGGACGGTCTCCTGTATTGGTTACTTTTATTTTTACCGTTTCTCTGCCTTCATTGCAGATAATGGTCCCTTCTTTTACAAAAATTTCTCCTGGTATCATATGAATAGGTATTAACGGATTGGATTGTGTACGGTTACCAG belongs to Chryseobacterium gleum and includes:
- a CDS encoding membrane protein, with the protein product MDSTVWALLLSAVSISFIHTASGPDHYLPFIVISKSKKWSGMKTAVLTVVCGLGHVLSSLILGFIGVFLGWQLNKISWFQDIRGNFSGWALLIFGGVYLIYGLIQAIRNKPHKHFDVMGDDVYVYEHNHSEVVMPQKRIKVTPLVLFMIFVMGPSEPLIPLLFYSGVKHSMSEIAVLVISFTATTVLTMLGMVLLGRYGYSTLFNTEKLERYMGVVSGAVVTVCGVGMVFLGW
- a CDS encoding urease accessory protein UreD, whose protein sequence is MDSHLKIIAGFKGGESYVKDLYVSLPFRVVSVGQRKDDKKLYQMVMSSSPGILDGDHYHLDVTLEKGAALQLQSQSYQRLFNMQDKALQELNVSMGDETSFAYVPHPIVPHEDSNFKSKAKIHIGNKSQIIISEIITCGRKHYGEVFKLKRFQNVMEIYHNNKLVVKDNVLIQPDMIPISSIGNLEQYTHQGTLIFYSTKENVDKNGLVEKIVEASAQHHEQMEVGVSAMDDNGFVVRALGHGGELMYNFFLHIQEILWSLE
- the ureG gene encoding urease accessory protein UreG — translated: MENRKYIKVGVAGPVGSGKTALLERLSRKLFGTYDLGVITNDIYTKEDAEFMAKNSLLPHDRIIGVETGGCPHTAIREDASMNLEAVDELAARFPEIELVLIESGGDNLSATFSPDLADVTIFIIDVAEGEKIPRKGGPGITRSDLLIINKIDLAPYVGASLEVMENDARRMRKGNPFVFTNLKTDEGLDKVIGWIKKYALLEEVEEPNLVR
- a CDS encoding urease accessory protein UreF; protein product: MNINFLSGLLHLADPTLPIGGYTHSNGLETYVQERIVHNVDTAKQFVQNMLQYNLKFNDGAFVKLAYEAAEKGDLKQLLELDNECNAIKCPKEIRQASQKLGLRLIKIFKRRERFPLMEAFEKAIQNREANSHYCIVFGVYACLMKIPLYEALLGFYYTSVAGMITNAVKLVPLGQLDGQDILFSLYPVMEKTALETIELDRDMVGLCNTAFDIRCMQHERLYSRLYMS
- the ureE gene encoding urease accessory protein UreE; the encoded protein is MIINQIIGNLAENPTDKTIDYLDLEWFETTKRIQRKKTRQGTDVAIKFLREGQRLREGDILFEDAEKIIAINVLETETIVMSPTSLLEMGTVCYEIGNKHIPLFIQNDKVLLPFEMPMFRWLEASGFKPEKQSVKLLNLLKSNVEPHGHGSLGSTIFTKILKMAAPKDE
- the ureC gene encoding urease subunit alpha, yielding MSLHVDRKQYANILGPTAGDKIRLGDTEIIIEIEKDFTHYGDEAVFGGGKTVRDGMGQNVTAKRDEGVLDLCITGAVIIDHWGIVKGDIGIKDGKIVGIGKAGNPDTMDGVSPNMIIGASTEVHGGKGYIVTAGGIDTHIHYICPQQIETSLYSGITTMIGGGTGPNDGTNATTVTPGKFNMQKMLEAAEEYPMNLGFFGKGNCSAEEPIEEQVEAGALGVKIHEDWGATPATIDAALKVADKYDVQVAIHTDTLNEGGFLEDTMRAINGRVIHTFHTEGAGGGHAPDIIKAAMYPNVLPASTNPTRPYTINTIDEHLDMLMVCHHLSKNIPEDVAFADSRIRPETIAAEDILHDMGVFSIMSSDSQAMGRPGEVITRTWQTASKMKEQRGDLAEDKDSGNDNYRAKRYVAKYTINPAIAHGISEYVGSVEEGKLADLVIWKPALFGVKPEMIVKGGFVIAAKMGDPNASIPTPQPIIYRNMFGAHGKAKFGTCANFVSQISIDNGTIASYGLEKMILPVKNCRNIGKKDLIHNDKTPLIEVNPENYKVTVDGEYITCEPAEKLPLTQLYYLF
- the ureB gene encoding urease subunit beta, which encodes MIPGEIFVKEGTIICNEGRETVKIKVTNTGDRPIQVGSHFHFFEVNKAMSFDREKAFGKRLNIVASTAVRFEPGEEKEVELVEIGGTKKAVGFNNLVDGQVDSEEQKKASLAKVEELNFKNH